A genome region from Streptomyces xanthophaeus includes the following:
- a CDS encoding 3-hydroxyacyl-CoA dehydrogenase NAD-binding domain-containing protein has protein sequence MSTTAELLKGAAELFPDEVVTSAHVRHLDLPFGAGRFALITLDNGFDHTKPTTFGPQSLANLNAAIDQVEQEALAGSIVGAGITGKPFIFAVGADLKGVELLKKHDEALAIGKGGHDVFKRLSALAVPTFAYYNGAAMGGGVEVGLHCSYRTVSKAIPAFSLPEVFLGLVPGWGGCAILPNLIGAERAVSVIIENSLNQNKQLRGKQVFDLGIADALFEGADFLEQSLLWTANVLNGTTEVVRDEIDRGEAWDAAVAKGRLFADSKVHGAAPAAYRALDIIAAAKDGDLQAGFDAEDTALADLIMGGELRSGIYAFNLVQKRAKRPAGAPDKSLARPVTKVGVVGAGLMASQLALLFLRRLEVPVVLTDIDQERVDKGVGYVHAEIQKLLGKGRINQDKANRLTALVTGVLDKAEGFADADFIIEAVFEEMSVKQKVFAEVEAVAPAHAILATNTSSLSVSEMASKLQHPERVVGFHFFNPVAILPLLEIVRGEQTDDASLATAFGVAKKLKKTAVLTKDAPAFVVNRILTRFMGEIQNVIDEGTPVVTAEKAIEPLGLPMSPLVLLELVGPAIGLHVSETLNRAFPERFTVSPNLAAVVKAGKRGFYVYDSGKPELDPEVAALLVQGDVVLTEEQVRDRVLDAVAQEIGLMLEEGVVAEAQDIDLCLITGAGWPFHLGGITPYLDREGVSERVNGKKFLAPGLASIPA, from the coding sequence GTGAGCACCACCGCTGAGCTCCTGAAGGGCGCGGCCGAGCTGTTCCCGGACGAGGTCGTCACGTCCGCGCACGTCCGCCACCTGGACCTGCCGTTCGGCGCAGGGCGCTTCGCGCTCATCACGCTGGACAACGGCTTCGACCACACCAAGCCGACCACCTTCGGCCCGCAGTCCCTCGCCAACCTGAACGCGGCGATCGACCAGGTCGAGCAGGAGGCCCTCGCGGGCTCCATCGTCGGCGCGGGCATCACCGGCAAGCCGTTCATCTTCGCGGTCGGCGCCGACCTCAAGGGTGTCGAGCTGCTGAAGAAGCACGACGAGGCGCTCGCCATCGGCAAGGGCGGCCACGACGTCTTCAAGCGCCTCTCGGCGCTGGCGGTCCCGACCTTCGCGTACTACAACGGCGCGGCCATGGGCGGCGGCGTCGAGGTCGGTCTGCACTGCTCCTACCGCACCGTCTCGAAGGCCATCCCGGCCTTCTCGCTGCCCGAGGTCTTCCTCGGCCTGGTTCCCGGCTGGGGCGGCTGCGCCATCCTGCCGAACCTGATCGGCGCCGAGCGCGCGGTCTCGGTGATCATCGAGAACTCGCTCAACCAGAACAAGCAGCTGCGCGGCAAGCAGGTCTTCGACCTGGGCATCGCCGACGCGCTGTTCGAGGGCGCGGACTTCCTGGAGCAGTCGCTCCTGTGGACCGCTAACGTCCTGAACGGCACCACCGAGGTCGTCCGCGACGAGATCGACCGCGGCGAGGCCTGGGACGCGGCCGTCGCCAAGGGCCGCCTCTTCGCGGACTCCAAGGTGCACGGCGCCGCTCCCGCCGCCTACCGCGCGCTGGACATCATCGCCGCGGCCAAGGACGGCGACCTGCAGGCCGGCTTCGACGCCGAGGACACGGCGCTGGCCGACCTCATCATGGGCGGCGAACTGCGCTCGGGCATCTACGCCTTCAACCTGGTGCAGAAGCGCGCCAAGCGCCCGGCCGGTGCCCCGGACAAGTCCCTGGCCCGTCCGGTCACCAAGGTCGGCGTCGTCGGCGCGGGCCTGATGGCCTCGCAGCTGGCGCTGCTCTTCCTGCGCCGCCTGGAGGTGCCGGTGGTCCTCACCGACATCGACCAGGAGCGCGTGGACAAGGGTGTGGGCTACGTCCACGCCGAGATCCAGAAGCTGCTCGGCAAGGGCCGCATCAACCAGGACAAGGCCAACCGCCTGACCGCCCTGGTGACCGGCGTCCTGGACAAGGCCGAGGGCTTCGCGGACGCGGACTTCATCATCGAGGCCGTGTTCGAGGAGATGTCCGTCAAGCAGAAGGTGTTCGCGGAGGTCGAGGCGGTCGCCCCGGCGCACGCGATCCTCGCCACCAACACCTCCTCGCTGTCGGTGTCGGAGATGGCCTCCAAGCTCCAGCACCCGGAGCGCGTGGTCGGCTTCCACTTCTTCAACCCGGTCGCGATCCTCCCCCTGCTGGAGATCGTCCGCGGTGAGCAGACCGACGACGCCTCGCTGGCCACGGCCTTCGGTGTCGCCAAGAAGCTGAAGAAGACCGCGGTCCTCACCAAGGACGCCCCGGCGTTCGTCGTGAACCGCATCCTGACCCGCTTCATGGGCGAGATCCAGAACGTCATCGACGAGGGCACCCCGGTCGTCACGGCGGAGAAGGCCATCGAGCCGCTCGGCCTGCCGATGTCCCCGCTGGTGCTGCTGGAGCTCGTGGGCCCGGCGATCGGTCTGCACGTCTCCGAGACCCTGAACCGCGCCTTCCCGGAGCGCTTCACCGTCTCCCCGAACCTGGCGGCTGTCGTCAAGGCCGGCAAGCGCGGCTTCTACGTCTACGATTCCGGCAAGCCGGAGCTGGACCCCGAGGTCGCCGCGCTCCTGGTCCAGGGCGATGTCGTCCTGACCGAGGAGCAGGTCCGCGACCGCGTCCTGGACGCGGTGGCGCAGGAGATCGGCCTGATGCTGGAGGAGGGTGTCGTGGCCGAGGCCCAGGACATCGACCTCTGCCTGATCACGGGCGCCGGCTGGCCCTTCCACCTGGGCGGCATCACGCCGTACCTGGACCGTGAAGGCGTCTCCGAGCGCGTCAACGGCAAGAAGTTCCTCGCCCCCGGCCTCGCGAGCATCCCGGCCTAG
- a CDS encoding LCP family protein, translated as MTEKHARPRRRRRILRITLLLVAVLILGTAGAGWWTYSHLNSNIDSVDLDQAIGDNRPPKVVANAQNILVLGSDSRAGANGDLDHGDVSGARSDTAMLVHIPEGRAKATAVSIPRDTLITRPECKDGNGKTLPSAKRVMFNSVYSLAGPACVVNTVEQLSGVRVDHFVEVDFAGFKGLVDALGGVTVTLDKPMSGAKGGLKLDAGTHRLDGTDSLKFVRTRYGYGDGSDLGRIGLQQQFMLAMLSEIKKQDALGNPARLYKLADAGTKSLTTDSDLGSLTALADFAQSMKGVNPETMETIMLPVAYDKVDPNRVIVAEPQATQLWDAIRKDQQIPASAKNSPAKG; from the coding sequence ATGACGGAAAAGCACGCGCGGCCCAGACGCCGCCGCCGCATTCTGCGGATCACCCTGCTGCTGGTCGCCGTGCTGATCCTGGGCACGGCCGGGGCCGGCTGGTGGACGTACAGCCACCTCAACTCCAACATCGACAGCGTCGACCTGGACCAGGCGATCGGTGACAACCGGCCCCCGAAGGTCGTCGCGAACGCCCAGAACATCCTGGTGCTCGGCTCCGACTCGCGCGCCGGGGCCAACGGCGATCTCGACCACGGCGATGTCAGCGGTGCCCGCTCGGACACCGCGATGCTGGTGCACATACCCGAGGGCCGGGCCAAGGCCACCGCGGTGAGCATCCCCCGCGACACCCTGATCACCCGGCCCGAGTGCAAGGACGGGAACGGCAAGACGCTGCCGTCCGCCAAGCGGGTCATGTTCAACTCCGTCTACTCGCTCGCCGGACCGGCCTGTGTGGTCAACACCGTGGAGCAGCTGTCCGGCGTCCGCGTGGACCACTTCGTCGAGGTCGACTTCGCCGGCTTCAAGGGCCTGGTCGACGCGCTGGGCGGGGTCACTGTCACCCTGGACAAGCCGATGAGCGGCGCCAAGGGCGGCCTGAAGCTGGACGCGGGCACGCACCGGCTGGACGGCACCGACTCCCTGAAGTTCGTGCGTACCCGCTACGGCTACGGCGACGGCAGCGACCTCGGACGCATAGGCCTCCAGCAGCAGTTCATGCTGGCGATGCTGTCCGAGATCAAGAAGCAGGACGCCCTCGGCAACCCGGCGCGGCTCTACAAGCTCGCGGACGCCGGCACCAAGTCGCTGACCACCGACTCCGACCTCGGCTCGCTCACGGCACTCGCCGACTTCGCGCAGAGCATGAAGGGCGTGAACCCGGAGACGATGGAGACGATCATGCTGCCGGTCGCCTACGACAAGGTGGACCCCAACCGCGTGATCGTGGCCGAGCCGCAGGCGACCCAGCTGTGGGACGCCATCCGCAAGGACCAGCAGATCCCGGCCTCGGCGAAGAACTCCCCCGCCAAGGGCTGA
- a CDS encoding class I SAM-dependent methyltransferase: MTHREERRFDVWTAGAGYERYMGRWSRPVAERFTAWLGLPGRLRWLDVGCGTGGLSAAVAARYRPREVLAIDRSPGYAAWARDAATAGTHVVVADATALPVRDGACDAVVSGLTLNFLAPPAAAVAEMVRPVRPGGLVAAYVWDYAEGMDLLRFFWDAAAAADPSAAALDERRRFPSCRPEPLRALWNRAGLGEVEVVPIEVPTVFADFADLWEPFLTGQGPAPGYLAALPAAGRERVRDALHEALPYGPGGSVALTARAWAVRGRRAG; this comes from the coding sequence ATGACGCACAGGGAAGAGCGCCGGTTCGACGTGTGGACGGCCGGGGCAGGCTACGAGCGCTACATGGGCCGGTGGAGCCGCCCCGTCGCGGAGCGGTTCACCGCATGGCTCGGCCTCCCCGGCCGGCTGCGGTGGCTCGACGTCGGATGCGGCACCGGCGGGCTCTCGGCGGCGGTGGCCGCCCGGTACCGGCCCCGTGAGGTCCTGGCGATCGACCGGTCACCGGGGTACGCCGCCTGGGCCCGGGACGCGGCCACGGCCGGGACGCACGTCGTCGTGGCGGACGCCACGGCCCTGCCGGTGCGCGACGGGGCGTGCGACGCGGTGGTCAGCGGCCTGACCCTGAACTTCCTCGCGCCGCCCGCCGCGGCCGTCGCCGAGATGGTCCGCCCGGTCCGCCCGGGGGGCCTGGTCGCGGCGTACGTGTGGGACTACGCGGAAGGCATGGACCTGTTGCGGTTCTTCTGGGACGCGGCTGCCGCGGCCGACCCGTCCGCGGCCGCGCTGGACGAGCGCCGGCGCTTCCCCTCGTGCCGTCCGGAACCACTGCGCGCGCTGTGGAATCGGGCGGGACTCGGCGAAGTGGAGGTCGTCCCGATCGAGGTCCCGACGGTGTTCGCCGACTTCGCGGATCTGTGGGAACCGTTCCTGACGGGGCAGGGACCGGCCCCGGGATACCTCGCCGCCCTGCCCGCGGCCGGCCGGGAGCGGGTACGGGACGCGCTCCACGAGGCCCTCCCGTACGGGCCGGGCGGATCCGTCGCACTCACCGCCCGGGCCTGGGCGGTCCGGGGGCGGCGCGCCGGGTGA
- a CDS encoding amino acid permease: MSKDLNSPFRTKTVEQSIRDTEEPEHALRKSLSAWDLTVFGVGVIIGTGIFVLTGIAARNNAGPATALAFVAAGIVCALAALCYAEFASTVPVAGSAYTFSYASIGELPAWIIGWDLVLEFALGTAVVAVGWSGYVRHLMDTNLGWTLPTSLAGPDAGGHFDLLAFLLVLVLTWILVVGTKLSARITAVVVAIKVTVVLLVIVAGLFFIKADNYSPFIPPAQPQAEGVSGWHSPLVQLLFGYEPTNFGVMGIFTAASLIFFAFIGFDVVATAAEETKNPQRDMPRGILGSLLVCTVLYVAVTLVVTGMQKYSEMSPTAPLAEAFKSVNQPFFSGAISLGAAVGLITVCMILLLGQTRVFFAMSRDGLLPRVFSVTHPKYRTPYRATLLLGGIIAIVAGFTSLETLAELVNIGTLFAFVVVALGVIILRKSRPDLHRSFRTPWVPFVPIVSIAASFWLMLNLPAETWLRFGIWMAIGIIVYFAYGYRNSRLHKVGQNAEF, encoded by the coding sequence GTGAGCAAGGATCTGAACAGCCCATTCCGTACCAAGACGGTGGAGCAGTCCATCCGCGACACGGAGGAGCCGGAACACGCGCTCCGCAAGTCGCTCTCCGCCTGGGACCTCACGGTCTTCGGTGTGGGCGTCATCATCGGCACCGGCATCTTCGTCCTCACGGGCATCGCCGCCCGGAACAATGCCGGTCCCGCTACCGCCCTCGCCTTCGTGGCAGCGGGCATCGTCTGCGCCCTCGCGGCGCTCTGCTACGCCGAGTTCGCGTCCACCGTCCCGGTGGCCGGGTCGGCGTACACGTTCTCGTACGCCTCGATCGGTGAGCTGCCCGCCTGGATCATCGGCTGGGACCTGGTGCTGGAGTTCGCACTCGGCACGGCAGTCGTCGCGGTCGGCTGGTCCGGGTACGTGCGCCACCTCATGGACACCAACCTCGGCTGGACCCTGCCGACCTCCCTGGCCGGCCCTGATGCCGGCGGCCACTTCGACCTGCTGGCGTTCCTGCTGGTCCTGGTGCTGACGTGGATCCTCGTCGTCGGGACGAAGCTCTCGGCCCGCATCACCGCAGTCGTCGTCGCCATCAAGGTCACGGTCGTCCTGCTGGTCATCGTCGCGGGCCTGTTCTTCATCAAGGCCGACAACTACTCGCCGTTCATCCCGCCGGCCCAGCCACAGGCCGAGGGCGTCAGCGGCTGGCACTCGCCCCTGGTCCAGTTGCTGTTCGGCTACGAGCCCACGAACTTCGGCGTCATGGGCATCTTCACGGCGGCCTCGCTCATCTTCTTCGCCTTCATCGGCTTCGACGTGGTGGCGACGGCGGCCGAGGAGACCAAGAACCCCCAGCGGGACATGCCGCGCGGCATCCTCGGCTCGCTGCTGGTCTGCACGGTGCTCTACGTCGCCGTGACCCTGGTGGTCACCGGCATGCAGAAGTACTCGGAGATGTCCCCGACCGCGCCGCTCGCCGAAGCCTTCAAATCGGTGAACCAGCCGTTCTTCTCGGGCGCCATCAGCCTCGGCGCGGCCGTCGGCCTGATCACCGTCTGCATGATCCTGCTGCTCGGCCAGACCCGCGTGTTCTTCGCGATGAGCCGTGACGGACTGCTGCCGCGGGTCTTCTCCGTGACGCACCCCAAGTACCGCACCCCCTACCGGGCGACCCTGCTGCTCGGCGGGATCATCGCGATCGTCGCCGGCTTCACCAGCCTGGAGACCCTTGCGGAACTGGTGAACATCGGCACCCTGTTCGCCTTCGTGGTGGTCGCCCTCGGAGTGATCATCCTCCGCAAGAGCCGCCCCGACCTGCACCGGTCCTTCCGGACCCCGTGGGTGCCGTTCGTCCCGATCGTGTCGATCGCGGCCTCGTTCTGGCTGATGCTCAACCTGCCGGCCGAGACCTGGCTGCGCTTCGGCATCTGGATGGCCATCGGCATCATCGTCTACTTCGCCTACGGCTACCGCAACAGCCGGCTGCACAAGGTCGGCCAGAACGCGGAGTTCTGA
- the dxs gene encoding 1-deoxy-D-xylulose-5-phosphate synthase gives MLLTRIKGPRDLDRLSQEELDQLAAEIRSFLVDAVSKTGGHLGPNLGVVELTIALHRVFDSPKDKVLFDTGHQAYVHKLLTGRQDFAGLRTKNGLSGYPSRAESDHDVIENSHASTVLGWADGLAKANEVLGREDHHVAAVIGDGALTGGMAWEALNNIAAAKDRPLVIVVNDNERSYGPTIGGLANHLATLRTTDGYERFLARGKEILERTPVVGKPLFETLHGAKKGLKDFIAPQGMFEDLGLKYIGPIDGHDIEALESALQRAKRFSGPVIVHCLTQKGRGYTPALEHEADRFHAVGVIHPDTGLPVKTAAASWTSVFADEMVKLGHEREDIVGITAAMLHPVGLNKFAEAFPNRIYDVGIAEQHGATSAAGLATGGVHPVFAVYATFLNRAFDQVLMDVALHKCGVTFVLDRAGVTGDDGASHNGMWDMSILQVVPGLRLAAPRDAEQLRAQLREAVEVKDAPTVVRYSKGVVGPAVPAVGRIGGMDVLRAPGAEVTRPDVLLVSVGALAPMCLEIADLLDKQGISTTVVDPRWVKPVDEALAPLADRHRVVVTVEDNGRTGGVGAAVSQALRDAGVDVPLRDFGIPQRFLDHALRKEIMAEIGLTAPDIARQVTGLVAKLDGRYDSEPAAAVD, from the coding sequence GTGCTGCTGACCCGCATCAAGGGACCGCGCGATCTGGACCGGCTCAGCCAGGAGGAGCTCGACCAGCTCGCGGCCGAGATCAGGTCCTTCCTCGTCGACGCCGTCTCCAAGACCGGCGGGCACCTCGGCCCCAACCTCGGGGTGGTCGAACTGACGATCGCCCTGCACCGGGTCTTCGACTCGCCCAAGGACAAGGTCCTCTTCGACACCGGCCACCAGGCCTATGTCCACAAGCTGCTCACGGGCCGCCAGGACTTCGCCGGCCTGCGCACCAAGAACGGCCTGTCGGGCTACCCCTCGCGCGCCGAGTCCGACCACGACGTGATCGAGAACTCGCACGCCTCCACCGTGCTCGGCTGGGCCGACGGCCTGGCCAAGGCCAACGAGGTGCTGGGCCGCGAGGACCACCACGTCGCCGCCGTCATCGGCGACGGCGCGCTGACCGGTGGCATGGCCTGGGAGGCGCTGAACAACATCGCCGCCGCCAAGGACCGCCCGCTCGTCATCGTCGTCAACGACAACGAGCGCTCCTACGGCCCCACCATCGGCGGCCTCGCGAACCACCTGGCGACCCTGCGCACCACGGACGGCTACGAGCGCTTCCTGGCCCGCGGCAAGGAGATCCTGGAGCGCACCCCGGTCGTCGGGAAGCCGCTCTTCGAAACCCTGCACGGCGCCAAGAAGGGCCTCAAGGACTTCATCGCCCCGCAGGGCATGTTCGAGGACCTCGGGCTCAAGTACATCGGGCCCATCGACGGCCACGACATCGAGGCCCTGGAGTCCGCCCTGCAGCGCGCCAAGCGCTTCAGCGGCCCGGTCATCGTGCACTGCCTCACCCAGAAGGGCCGCGGCTACACCCCGGCCCTGGAGCACGAGGCGGACCGCTTCCACGCGGTCGGCGTGATCCACCCGGACACCGGCCTGCCGGTGAAGACCGCCGCCGCCAGCTGGACCTCCGTCTTCGCCGACGAGATGGTCAAGCTCGGCCACGAGCGCGAGGACATCGTCGGCATCACCGCCGCCATGCTCCACCCGGTCGGCCTCAACAAGTTCGCCGAGGCCTTCCCGAACCGGATCTACGACGTGGGCATCGCCGAGCAGCACGGTGCCACCTCGGCGGCGGGCCTGGCCACCGGCGGGGTCCACCCGGTCTTCGCGGTGTACGCGACCTTCCTCAACCGTGCCTTCGACCAGGTCCTGATGGACGTGGCCCTGCACAAGTGCGGTGTCACCTTCGTCCTGGACCGCGCCGGCGTCACCGGCGACGACGGCGCCTCCCACAACGGCATGTGGGACATGTCCATCCTGCAGGTCGTCCCCGGCCTGCGGCTCGCCGCGCCGCGCGACGCCGAGCAGCTGCGCGCCCAGCTCCGCGAGGCCGTCGAGGTCAAGGACGCCCCGACCGTCGTGCGCTACTCCAAGGGCGTCGTCGGCCCGGCCGTCCCGGCCGTCGGCCGGATCGGCGGCATGGACGTCCTGCGCGCCCCGGGCGCCGAGGTCACCCGTCCGGACGTACTGCTCGTCTCGGTCGGTGCGCTCGCCCCGATGTGCCTGGAGATCGCCGACCTGCTGGACAAGCAGGGCATCTCCACGACCGTGGTCGACCCCCGCTGGGTCAAGCCCGTGGACGAGGCCCTGGCCCCGCTCGCGGACCGGCACCGCGTGGTCGTCACCGTCGAGGACAACGGCCGTACCGGCGGTGTGGGCGCCGCCGTCTCGCAGGCCCTGCGGGACGCGGGTGTCGACGTACCGCTGCGCGACTTCGGTATCCCGCAGCGCTTCCTCGACCACGCCCTCCGCAAGGAGATCATGGCCGAGATCGGCCTGACCGCGCCGGACATCGCCCGGCAGGTCACCGGCCTGGTCGCCAAGCTGGACGGCCGCTACGACAGCGAGCCGGCCGCCGCCGTCGACTAG
- a CDS encoding sugar ABC transporter permease has protein sequence MDKGSVDQQEHIDPVNPAAAHDAIPAVDPRLLVREEGLAGYVGEFKRKMKAGDLGSLPVVIGLIVIWSIFQGLNSNFLSPENLTNIAITMTGTGMIAIGIIFVLLLGEIDLSVGSVSGVSGAIVAVLAVTHGVNEWLAILAAVVGGALIGCIHGFFFAKIGAPAFAVTLSGLLFWLGAMLQILGSNGTINIDSDGVVGQLTTYFFSDVAVAYGLAALAVAGYFLAAFLDARRREAAGMPSRPLAEILLRTGLLALCTFGPAVLFNQYKGLPLAVVLFLLALVVTDFLLRRTTFGRNVFALGGSVEASRRAGINVTRIRITVFAISSTFAAIGGLFWASKIAAANQSAGAGDLLMNVIAAAVIGGTSLFGGRGRTWNALLGVMVIVSIQYGLALEGIATPIQYMITGAVLLATVVIDSVTRKTQKTAGRA, from the coding sequence CTGGACAAGGGCTCGGTCGACCAGCAGGAGCACATCGACCCGGTCAACCCCGCGGCCGCGCACGACGCGATCCCGGCCGTGGACCCGCGCCTCCTCGTCAGGGAGGAGGGGCTCGCCGGGTACGTGGGCGAGTTCAAGCGCAAGATGAAGGCGGGCGACCTGGGTTCCCTCCCGGTCGTCATCGGTCTGATCGTGATCTGGTCCATCTTCCAGGGGCTGAACTCGAACTTCCTCTCCCCGGAGAACCTGACCAACATCGCGATCACGATGACCGGCACCGGCATGATCGCCATCGGCATCATCTTCGTGCTGCTGCTCGGCGAGATCGACCTCTCGGTCGGCTCGGTCAGCGGTGTCTCGGGTGCGATCGTCGCCGTCCTCGCCGTCACCCACGGCGTGAACGAATGGCTGGCCATCCTCGCGGCCGTCGTCGGAGGCGCCCTGATCGGCTGCATCCACGGCTTCTTCTTCGCCAAGATCGGTGCCCCGGCCTTCGCCGTCACCCTGTCGGGCCTGCTCTTCTGGCTCGGCGCGATGCTGCAGATCCTCGGCAGCAACGGCACGATCAACATCGACTCCGACGGCGTGGTAGGCCAGCTGACCACGTACTTCTTCTCGGACGTGGCCGTCGCCTACGGGCTGGCCGCGCTCGCGGTGGCCGGCTACTTCCTCGCGGCCTTCCTCGACGCGAGGCGCCGCGAGGCGGCCGGGATGCCCTCCCGGCCGCTCGCCGAGATCCTGCTGCGCACCGGCCTGCTCGCGCTGTGCACCTTCGGTCCCGCCGTGCTGTTCAACCAGTACAAGGGCCTGCCGCTCGCGGTGGTGCTCTTCCTGCTGGCCCTGGTCGTCACGGACTTCCTGCTGCGCCGCACGACCTTCGGGCGAAACGTTTTCGCACTGGGTGGCAGCGTCGAGGCCTCCCGCCGCGCGGGCATCAACGTCACCCGGATCCGGATCACGGTCTTCGCGATCTCCAGCACCTTCGCCGCCATCGGCGGCCTGTTCTGGGCCTCCAAGATCGCGGCGGCCAACCAGAGCGCCGGCGCCGGCGACCTGCTGATGAACGTGATCGCGGCGGCCGTCATCGGCGGCACCAGCCTCTTCGGCGGCCGGGGCCGGACATGGAACGCCCTCCTCGGCGTCATGGTCATCGTCTCGATCCAGTACGGTCTGGCCCTGGAAGGCATCGCGACGCCGATCCAGTACATGATCACCGGCGCGGTCCTGCTGGCCACCGTGGTGATCGACTCGGTCACCCGCAAGACCCAGAAGACGGCCGGACGCGCCTGA
- a CDS encoding ATP-binding cassette domain-containing protein, giving the protein MVHVSAAPVLALRGVSKRFGAVQALTDVELEIHSGEVVALVGDNGAGKSTLVKTIAGVHPIDEGVIEWEGRPVSIGKPHDAQNLGIATVYQDLALCDNIDVVGNLFLGRELKSYGILDEVEMERRARELLTTLSIRIPSVRIPIASLSGGQRQTVAIARSMLGEPQLVILDEPTAALGVEQTAQVLDLVERLRERGHAVILISHNMADVKAVADKVAVLRLGRNNGVFNVADTSQEEIISAITGATDNAVTRRAARTSEAGK; this is encoded by the coding sequence ATGGTTCATGTGTCCGCTGCGCCCGTGCTGGCGTTGCGAGGGGTCTCGAAGCGGTTCGGCGCCGTTCAGGCCCTGACCGACGTAGAACTCGAGATCCACTCCGGTGAAGTGGTCGCCCTCGTCGGCGACAACGGAGCCGGAAAGTCCACGCTGGTCAAGACGATCGCCGGCGTGCACCCCATCGATGAAGGAGTCATCGAGTGGGAAGGCCGTCCGGTCTCCATCGGCAAGCCCCACGACGCCCAGAACCTGGGCATCGCGACGGTCTACCAGGACCTGGCGCTGTGCGACAACATCGATGTCGTCGGCAACCTCTTCCTCGGCCGTGAACTCAAGAGCTACGGCATCCTCGACGAGGTGGAGATGGAGCGGCGCGCCCGCGAGCTCCTGACCACCCTGTCCATCCGGATCCCCAGTGTCCGGATTCCCATCGCGTCACTCTCCGGCGGTCAGCGCCAGACCGTGGCCATCGCCCGTTCCATGCTGGGCGAGCCCCAGCTCGTCATCCTCGACGAGCCCACCGCCGCCCTCGGTGTCGAGCAGACCGCACAGGTTCTCGACCTCGTGGAGCGGCTGCGCGAGCGCGGTCACGCCGTCATCCTCATCAGCCACAACATGGCCGATGTGAAGGCCGTCGCCGACAAGGTGGCGGTCCTGCGGCTGGGCCGCAACAACGGTGTCTTCAACGTCGCCGACACCTCGCAGGAAGAGATCATCTCCGCCATCACCGGTGCCACGGACAACGCCGTGACCCGCCGGGCGGCCCGCACCTCGGAGGCCGGCAAGTGA